One region of Microbacterium sp. M28 genomic DNA includes:
- a CDS encoding 2'-5' RNA ligase family protein, protein MSTPAQLASLEGQQYLVLRPGGIVADTYRAVQAQALDDVHDTVTHPHTGHVTLRGLYEPERRHLLRDLIREWAADQHPIELTAEAVDVFPAPWQIVILRLARTPALVNAYASLTTALDATDFRRLGELSLEEWTFHLSVVYGRHLDDGAWSELERASLRDLPAGVTETVSEVEFVWYENGAEHSEVIPLG, encoded by the coding sequence ATGAGCACACCCGCCCAGCTCGCTTCGCTGGAGGGGCAGCAGTACCTCGTGCTGCGCCCCGGCGGGATCGTCGCGGACACCTACCGCGCCGTGCAGGCGCAGGCGCTCGACGACGTCCACGACACCGTGACCCATCCGCACACCGGCCACGTCACCCTGCGGGGCCTCTACGAGCCGGAACGGCGTCACCTCCTGCGCGATCTGATCCGCGAGTGGGCCGCCGACCAGCATCCGATCGAACTGACCGCAGAGGCGGTCGACGTCTTTCCCGCGCCGTGGCAGATCGTCATCCTCCGGCTCGCCCGCACGCCCGCACTCGTGAACGCGTACGCGAGTCTGACGACTGCGCTCGACGCCACGGACTTCCGCCGTCTCGGCGAGCTCTCCCTCGAGGAATGGACCTTCCACCTGTCAGTCGTCTACGGCCGCCATCTCGACGACGGCGCCTGGTCTGAGCTCGAACGCGCATCACTGCGCGACCTGCCCGCAGGCGTGACCGAGACGGTGTCCGAAGTCGAGTTCGTCTGGTACGAGAACGGTGCCGAGCACTCCGAGGTCATCCCGCTGGGGTGA
- a CDS encoding YhgE/Pip domain-containing protein → MTLSIERTGSSRRSRTWLTVLGVLLLPAIIGGVLVAALQNPTERLDTMTAAVVNLDEPVTIDGQYTPLGRQLTAGLVEGSDELDSNLTWVLSNEDDAAEGLADGSYQAVITIPENFSEAATSSGQAIAAGGGEAEQATITVATPEDGRVADDLITSQIAAAATSTMGTMLSEATMENVLVGFTTLGEQIGEAADGATQLADGASQAADGASALPDGATQLADGVTQLGDGASQLGDGASEISDGASQLADGATQLGGGAGSLANGLDTIATKTREAGAGAGTLGQGLIAGANAATAPDGKLNQLVGLAGLVSSETATTATSIETAATEIGDVSTALDDLVAQCAIAAPSDPAFCTQLTTAATQAESAAAKADEAQTAAQTASGYATSLKTGVEALPQEISTQLTDAGNAAVALGNGLNQLAGGVDQSADGARDLASGALGLGSGAAGLGEGAGQLASGADELSSGAGQLGTGASQLADGATELADGLGELATGTDELAGGLGTAVESLPSFTEDESSSLASVIADPVSSDTGASTIFGPTAIPLLAAVVLWFGGLATFLVLRPHTARTLTSRRPSIALALRAFAPAALIGAGQGVLVSIIVQIVAQYDAADWWAFAGTAVLAGVSFAAVNQALVAVLGGAGRWISALVGVLAIATGLISTVPAWLASLGASLPTQAAFTGLISANGAAVASLIVWGVLALGVTTLAVALRRTTSAKAVLAV, encoded by the coding sequence ATGACCCTCTCCATCGAACGGACCGGATCCTCCCGCAGGTCGCGCACCTGGCTGACGGTGCTGGGCGTACTGCTGCTGCCCGCGATCATCGGCGGTGTGCTGGTGGCCGCGCTGCAGAACCCGACCGAGCGCCTCGACACGATGACCGCCGCGGTCGTGAACCTCGACGAGCCGGTGACCATCGACGGCCAGTACACGCCGCTGGGCCGTCAGCTCACCGCCGGGCTGGTCGAGGGATCGGACGAGCTGGATTCCAACCTCACCTGGGTCCTCTCCAACGAGGACGACGCCGCCGAGGGGCTGGCCGACGGCAGCTACCAGGCCGTCATCACGATCCCGGAGAACTTCTCCGAGGCGGCGACCTCGTCCGGACAGGCCATCGCCGCGGGCGGCGGCGAAGCGGAGCAGGCGACGATCACCGTCGCCACGCCTGAGGACGGACGCGTGGCGGACGACCTCATCACCTCGCAGATCGCGGCGGCCGCCACATCGACGATGGGCACGATGCTCAGCGAAGCCACCATGGAGAACGTGCTGGTCGGTTTCACCACCCTGGGTGAGCAGATCGGCGAGGCCGCCGACGGCGCGACGCAGCTCGCCGACGGCGCGAGCCAGGCCGCGGACGGCGCTTCGGCGCTGCCGGACGGCGCGACCCAGCTCGCGGACGGCGTGACCCAGTTGGGTGATGGCGCATCGCAGCTCGGCGACGGCGCGAGTGAGATCTCGGACGGTGCCAGCCAGCTCGCGGACGGCGCGACCCAGCTGGGCGGCGGCGCGGGGTCGCTCGCGAACGGCCTGGACACGATCGCGACCAAGACGCGGGAAGCCGGAGCGGGCGCAGGGACGCTGGGTCAGGGTCTGATCGCCGGAGCGAACGCGGCGACTGCGCCGGACGGAAAGCTGAACCAGCTGGTCGGTCTGGCCGGTTTGGTCTCCTCCGAGACCGCGACAACGGCGACATCGATCGAAACGGCCGCGACCGAGATCGGCGACGTCTCGACGGCACTGGACGACCTCGTCGCGCAGTGCGCGATCGCGGCCCCGTCCGACCCTGCGTTCTGCACGCAGCTCACCACGGCCGCAACGCAGGCGGAGTCGGCTGCTGCGAAGGCTGACGAAGCTCAGACGGCCGCTCAGACGGCGTCCGGGTACGCAACCTCTCTCAAGACGGGAGTGGAGGCGCTGCCGCAGGAGATCTCCACTCAGCTCACCGACGCGGGCAACGCAGCCGTCGCTCTCGGCAACGGGTTGAACCAGCTCGCGGGCGGCGTGGACCAGTCCGCAGACGGTGCCCGCGATCTCGCGTCGGGTGCGCTCGGACTCGGCTCCGGAGCAGCGGGTCTCGGAGAGGGCGCCGGGCAGCTGGCCAGCGGCGCGGACGAGCTGAGCTCGGGTGCCGGCCAACTCGGAACGGGCGCATCCCAGCTCGCCGACGGAGCGACCGAGCTCGCCGATGGGCTCGGAGAACTCGCGACGGGTACGGACGAGCTCGCCGGAGGACTGGGCACGGCCGTCGAGTCGCTCCCGTCGTTCACGGAGGACGAGTCGTCCTCGCTGGCGTCTGTCATCGCCGACCCTGTCTCGTCCGACACCGGCGCCTCGACGATCTTCGGTCCGACGGCGATCCCATTGCTCGCCGCCGTGGTGCTGTGGTTCGGCGGACTGGCGACCTTCCTCGTGCTGCGTCCACACACCGCGCGGACGCTCACGTCTCGCCGCCCGTCGATCGCGCTCGCGCTCCGCGCCTTCGCGCCGGCAGCGCTCATCGGCGCCGGCCAGGGTGTGCTGGTGTCGATCATCGTCCAGATCGTGGCGCAGTACGATGCCGCCGACTGGTGGGCGTTCGCCGGCACCGCCGTGCTGGCGGGTGTCTCGTTCGCCGCGGTGAACCAGGCGCTGGTGGCGGTGCTGGGCGGCGCAGGCCGTTGGATCAGTGCTCTCGTCGGCGTCCTCGCCATCGCGACCGGACTCATCTCGACGGTGCCCGCGTGGCTCGCATCGCTCGGGGCCAGCCTCCCGACACAGGCCGCGTTCACCGGGCTGATCAGCGCGAACGGAGCCGCCGTCGCCTCGCTGATCGTGTGGGGCGTGCTGGCGCTCGGCGTCACGACGCTCGCCGTCGCGCTGCGACGGACGACGTCCGCGAAGGCGGTCCTCGCCGTCTGA
- a CDS encoding AbgT family transporter, which translates to MSEATAANAPDTANKGFLNWIEKVGNKVPNPTIMFVYLIGLIAVLSAILAWVGVSVTDEVVIPGPQDKLTQLNEQFGGGWTVYDTTTGQPAVIPDYTIEERTFEVRNLISVEGIRFFFSSFVDNFASFGVVAVVLIAMAGVGVAEHAGLMGALIRRVVKVAPRRLIAAILIFVGVLSSVATDAGYLILVPLAAAAFLTVGRHPLAGLAAAFAGVGAAFGANLLITPSDSMLTEVTNEVLVSAGMEPIEVTQNFYFGIVSTFLLTAVALLVTMFVTEKRLGGYDRTEMTIADDAEDIDHDAEARGLKFSFWALLGFVVVILALTLPPGAPLRDPETGDIIGTTPFMASLVFIISLAFLVCGVAYGAGAKTLRGGDAAVGAIAKTFGTLGGLLVMFLMIAQFIALFNWTNLPTVAAISAAELLEQASVPAIVLLLAFIVVIVILDFILPGLVPKWVIFAPVFIPIFASLDVAPQTLLAAYRVGDSPVNVLTPLMVYLPFMVTVAQRYKKDAGIGTIIALMIPYAVWMLLAWTALYVVWFLLGIPWGPGSPVDIAG; encoded by the coding sequence ATGTCTGAAGCGACGGCGGCGAATGCCCCGGATACGGCGAACAAGGGATTCCTGAACTGGATCGAGAAGGTCGGCAACAAGGTGCCGAATCCGACGATCATGTTCGTCTATCTGATCGGCCTCATCGCCGTCCTCTCGGCGATCCTCGCGTGGGTCGGCGTCTCGGTCACCGACGAGGTCGTCATCCCGGGGCCGCAGGACAAGCTCACGCAGCTGAACGAGCAGTTCGGCGGTGGCTGGACGGTGTACGACACCACGACGGGGCAGCCGGCGGTGATTCCGGACTACACGATCGAGGAGCGCACCTTCGAGGTGCGCAACCTCATCTCCGTCGAGGGCATCAGGTTCTTCTTCTCCTCCTTCGTCGACAACTTCGCGAGCTTCGGCGTCGTCGCCGTCGTGCTCATCGCGATGGCGGGCGTCGGCGTCGCCGAGCACGCGGGGCTCATGGGAGCGCTCATCCGCCGTGTCGTCAAGGTGGCGCCGCGGCGTCTGATCGCGGCGATCCTCATCTTCGTCGGCGTTCTCTCATCGGTCGCGACGGATGCCGGCTACCTGATCCTCGTCCCGCTCGCCGCCGCCGCGTTCCTGACCGTCGGACGGCATCCGCTGGCCGGACTGGCCGCGGCGTTCGCCGGAGTCGGCGCGGCGTTCGGCGCGAACCTGCTCATCACGCCGAGCGACAGCATGCTCACCGAGGTCACGAACGAAGTCCTCGTCTCGGCCGGTATGGAGCCGATCGAGGTGACCCAGAACTTCTACTTCGGGATCGTTTCGACCTTCCTGCTCACCGCCGTCGCGCTGCTGGTGACGATGTTCGTCACCGAGAAGCGGCTGGGCGGCTACGATCGCACCGAGATGACCATCGCCGATGACGCGGAGGACATCGATCACGACGCCGAGGCGAGGGGCCTGAAATTCTCCTTCTGGGCGCTGCTCGGATTCGTCGTCGTGATCCTCGCGCTCACGCTTCCCCCTGGGGCGCCGCTGCGCGATCCCGAGACCGGCGACATCATCGGGACGACGCCGTTCATGGCGAGCCTCGTCTTCATCATCTCGCTCGCGTTCCTGGTGTGCGGCGTCGCATACGGGGCAGGCGCGAAGACGCTGCGCGGAGGCGATGCCGCGGTCGGTGCGATCGCGAAGACCTTCGGCACGCTGGGTGGACTGCTGGTGATGTTCCTGATGATCGCGCAGTTCATCGCCCTGTTCAACTGGACGAACCTGCCGACCGTGGCTGCCATCTCGGCAGCCGAGCTGCTCGAGCAGGCGAGCGTTCCTGCGATCGTGCTCCTGCTCGCGTTCATCGTCGTGATCGTGATCCTCGACTTCATCCTTCCCGGCCTTGTACCCAAGTGGGTGATCTTCGCGCCGGTGTTCATCCCGATCTTCGCCTCGCTCGACGTCGCACCGCAGACGCTGCTGGCCGCCTACCGCGTCGGCGACTCCCCGGTGAACGTACTGACGCCGCTCATGGTCTATCTGCCGTTCATGGTCACGGTCGCCCAGCGCTACAAGAAGGATGCGGGCATCGGCACGATCATCGCGTTGATGATCCCGTACGCGGTGTGGATGCTGCTGGCCTGGACCGCCCTCTACGTGGTCTGGTTCCTGCTCGGCATCCCCTGGGGGCCCGGCTCGCCGGTGGACATCGCCGGCTGA
- a CDS encoding efflux RND transporter permease subunit: MSTLLSSLGRWSFRHPWRVLVSWLLVLGIAGGGALVLGTGTDNTFSIPGTESQAGLEQLSRSFPQVSGTNAQFIVVAADGDSITDDAYRTEIEDAVAELEDLDGVLAATSPYDEMVDGMINEDETAAIVQLQFDGQSTDVSAETKDELSSVVDDLSSALPDGSESALGGDLFATSIPGVTITEAIGLLIALIVLIVTFRSFALAGLPLATAILGVGISMAGIFAATAFAPVSSTTPLLALMLGLAVGIDYALFIMARHQDQVREGVGPEESAARAVGTAGSAVVFAGITVLIALIGLGFAGIPFLTTMGIAASVAVAIAVAIAVTLTPALLGFMKGRVIGWKRKPRPAKTTGELRRSFSQRWVGGITKRPILTSLAVIVGLGVIAIPALSLNLALPNAGVLPKDSEARQSYDLVAEEFGPGFNGPLIVTGTIVTSNDPLTLMEDLGDAVAEIDGVKEVALATPNETADTGIVQVIPETAPDDPATSELVRELRSHHDEWLDEFGIDVKVTGFTAVAIDISDQLGAALLPFGIFVIGLSLILLTIVFRSLWVPITAALGYLLSIIAAFGVVGAVFEWGWFADALHVAKVGPIISFMPIVLMGVLFGLAMDYQVFLVSRMREDFVHDKASKSADRAERRDAAIRAVRTGFSGSAKVVTAAGLIMFAVFVAFVPEGDSSLKPIALGLAAGIAIDAFLVRMTLIPALMAILGQRAWELPRWLERILPSVDIEGEAVERERHLASWPGDDSIVAADDLSLVADAPVVEDVTLRVGPGEALVATAPDARVRRALALAVAGRIAPDGGRLRVAGHLLPGRAAWVRAHVGCVLVDDADAALTDLREALRGRSELVVIDGIDLLGGAQRDQATAMLRDAAASRSLAVFATASDAYVARAILADAGWPDADVLDTRLPRRTETTEVTA; encoded by the coding sequence GTGTCCACACTCCTGTCGTCCCTCGGACGCTGGTCGTTCCGCCACCCCTGGCGGGTGCTCGTCTCCTGGCTTCTGGTCCTGGGCATCGCCGGCGGCGGCGCGCTCGTACTGGGCACCGGAACCGATAACACGTTCTCGATCCCCGGCACCGAATCCCAGGCCGGACTCGAGCAGCTCTCGCGCTCGTTCCCCCAGGTGAGCGGCACGAACGCGCAGTTCATCGTCGTGGCGGCCGACGGCGACAGCATCACCGACGACGCCTACCGGACCGAGATCGAGGATGCCGTCGCCGAGCTCGAGGATCTCGACGGCGTGCTCGCGGCGACCTCCCCGTACGACGAGATGGTCGACGGGATGATCAACGAGGACGAGACCGCCGCGATCGTCCAGCTGCAGTTCGACGGCCAGTCCACCGATGTGTCGGCCGAGACCAAGGACGAGCTCTCCTCGGTCGTCGACGACCTGTCCTCCGCCCTGCCGGACGGCAGCGAGTCCGCACTCGGCGGCGACCTGTTCGCGACGTCGATCCCCGGCGTCACGATCACCGAGGCGATCGGACTGCTCATCGCCCTGATCGTGCTCATCGTCACCTTCCGCTCCTTCGCCCTCGCCGGCCTGCCGCTCGCCACGGCGATCCTGGGCGTCGGGATCTCGATGGCCGGCATCTTCGCGGCCACCGCTTTCGCGCCGGTGTCCTCGACCACGCCGCTGCTCGCACTCATGCTCGGCCTCGCCGTGGGCATCGACTACGCGCTGTTCATCATGGCCAGACACCAGGACCAGGTGCGGGAGGGCGTTGGCCCCGAGGAATCCGCGGCGCGCGCGGTCGGCACCGCCGGCTCCGCCGTCGTGTTCGCCGGCATCACGGTGCTCATCGCGCTGATCGGGCTCGGCTTCGCGGGCATCCCGTTCCTGACCACGATGGGTATCGCGGCATCCGTCGCCGTCGCGATCGCCGTGGCCATCGCCGTGACCCTGACGCCCGCTCTGCTCGGCTTCATGAAGGGCCGTGTGATCGGCTGGAAGCGCAAGCCCCGCCCGGCGAAGACGACAGGAGAACTGCGCCGCTCCTTCAGCCAGCGCTGGGTCGGCGGCATCACGAAGCGTCCGATCCTCACCTCCCTCGCCGTGATCGTCGGCCTCGGCGTCATCGCGATCCCCGCCCTGAGCCTGAACCTCGCGCTGCCCAACGCGGGCGTGCTGCCGAAGGACTCCGAGGCGCGGCAGAGCTATGACCTCGTCGCGGAGGAATTCGGCCCCGGCTTCAACGGCCCGCTCATCGTCACCGGCACGATCGTCACCTCGAACGACCCGCTCACGCTCATGGAGGACCTGGGCGATGCCGTCGCGGAGATCGACGGCGTGAAGGAGGTCGCCCTCGCGACGCCGAACGAGACGGCGGACACCGGCATCGTGCAGGTGATCCCGGAGACGGCCCCCGACGACCCAGCCACCAGCGAGCTGGTGCGCGAGCTGCGCTCGCATCACGACGAGTGGCTGGACGAGTTCGGCATCGATGTGAAGGTCACCGGCTTCACCGCCGTCGCGATCGACATCTCCGACCAGCTCGGCGCCGCGCTTCTTCCCTTCGGGATCTTCGTGATCGGGTTGTCGCTGATCCTGTTGACGATCGTGTTCCGCTCGCTGTGGGTGCCGATCACGGCCGCGCTCGGATACTTGCTGTCGATCATCGCCGCGTTCGGCGTCGTGGGTGCGGTGTTCGAATGGGGCTGGTTCGCCGATGCGCTGCATGTGGCCAAGGTGGGCCCGATCATCAGCTTCATGCCGATCGTGCTGATGGGCGTGCTGTTCGGCCTCGCGATGGACTATCAGGTCTTCCTGGTCTCCCGCATGCGCGAGGACTTCGTGCACGACAAGGCATCGAAGAGCGCGGACCGCGCAGAGCGCAGGGATGCCGCGATCCGCGCCGTGCGCACCGGCTTCAGCGGTTCGGCCAAGGTCGTCACCGCTGCGGGGCTCATCATGTTCGCCGTGTTCGTCGCGTTCGTCCCCGAAGGGGATTCTTCGCTCAAGCCGATCGCTCTCGGCCTCGCCGCGGGCATCGCGATCGACGCCTTCCTCGTGCGGATGACGCTGATCCCGGCGCTCATGGCCATCCTCGGCCAGCGCGCGTGGGAGCTGCCGCGCTGGTTGGAGCGGATCCTGCCCAGCGTCGACATCGAGGGCGAAGCCGTGGAACGCGAACGGCACCTGGCCTCGTGGCCGGGCGATGACTCCATCGTCGCCGCCGACGATCTCTCGCTCGTGGCCGATGCGCCCGTCGTCGAAGACGTCACGCTGCGTGTCGGTCCCGGCGAAGCGCTGGTCGCGACGGCCCCGGATGCCCGGGTGCGCCGCGCCCTCGCTCTCGCCGTCGCGGGACGCATCGCCCCCGACGGCGGGCGCCTGCGGGTCGCCGGGCACCTGCTGCCCGGCCGTGCAGCCTGGGTGCGCGCGCATGTCGGCTGCGTCCTCGTCGACGACGCGGACGCAGCACTCACCGATCTGCGCGAGGCATTGCGCGGTCGCTCCGAGCTCGTCGTGATCGACGGCATCGACCTGCTGGGCGGCGCGCAGCGCGATCAGGCGACGGCGATGCTGCGGGATGCCGCGGCATCCCGATCCCTGGCCGTGTTCGCCACCGCATCCGACGCGTACGTCGCCCGAGCGATCCTGGCGGATGCCGGATGGCCGGATGCCGACGTCCTCGACACACGCCTCCCCCGCCGCACCGAGACCACCGAGGTGACCGCATGA
- a CDS encoding SLC13 family permease: MDPIIATLVILLCAVIAFVSNRIPLGVVAVGVSIALYLTGVLDLNSALAGFGDPTVLFIAALFVVSEALESTGIVAWAGQEVIARTGTSRRPLLLTIGLLTAALTAVISVNGSVAALLPLVVVVAARAGIRPSQMLMPLAFSAHAGSLLALTGTPLNIIVSGLADDNGGREFGFFEFALAGLPLVVGTLAIILLFGSRLLPDRTPASAPVDLEQLASALRADYAISPDRELMSRSRGVAEVVVPPRSSLIGLHVFPGMTTPSGDLVVLGVRRGTEALDESGTDLRAGDALLLDGSWDDLQRHTAQRDEVLVVEAPLTLRRSVPLGVGAKRTIVILAAMIVLLATGIVPAAIAGLLAAGALILTRVVSMTRAYHAISWTTVILVAGMIPMSTAFQETGTAQLIADALQNVLGDSGPQVAVAVVVLITLILGQLISNTATVLIVAPVAIAMAGAMEVSVMPFMMALTVAGAAALLTPVATPANLMVMEPGGYRFGDYARLGLPLMALYFVVAVFYVPLIWPF; encoded by the coding sequence ATGGACCCGATCATCGCCACCCTCGTGATCCTGCTGTGCGCAGTGATCGCGTTCGTGTCGAACCGGATTCCGCTCGGAGTGGTGGCGGTCGGAGTCTCGATCGCGCTCTACCTGACCGGTGTATTGGACCTGAACAGCGCCCTGGCCGGGTTCGGGGATCCGACCGTGCTGTTCATCGCCGCCCTGTTCGTGGTGAGCGAGGCGCTGGAGTCGACCGGGATCGTCGCGTGGGCCGGTCAGGAGGTGATCGCCCGCACCGGGACGAGTCGGCGACCGCTGCTGCTGACGATCGGTCTGCTCACCGCGGCGCTCACGGCCGTCATCAGCGTCAACGGCTCCGTCGCTGCCCTCCTGCCGCTCGTGGTCGTCGTCGCCGCGCGCGCCGGCATCCGACCGTCGCAGATGCTGATGCCGCTCGCGTTCTCCGCCCACGCCGGCTCCCTGCTCGCCCTCACCGGAACTCCGCTGAACATCATCGTCTCCGGACTGGCGGACGACAACGGCGGTCGCGAGTTCGGTTTCTTCGAGTTCGCCCTCGCCGGACTCCCGCTCGTCGTCGGCACGCTGGCGATCATCCTGCTGTTCGGTTCACGACTGCTCCCCGATCGCACCCCGGCGTCCGCGCCCGTCGACCTGGAGCAGCTGGCGTCGGCGCTTCGCGCGGACTACGCGATCTCGCCCGACCGTGAGCTGATGTCGCGCTCACGGGGGGTGGCCGAAGTGGTGGTTCCGCCGCGCTCCTCGCTGATCGGGCTGCATGTCTTCCCCGGCATGACGACGCCGAGCGGAGACCTCGTGGTGCTGGGCGTCCGCCGCGGCACCGAGGCCCTGGACGAATCGGGAACGGACCTGCGAGCCGGTGACGCCCTGCTGCTCGACGGTTCCTGGGACGACCTGCAGCGGCACACCGCGCAACGCGACGAGGTGCTCGTGGTCGAGGCTCCGCTGACCTTGCGGCGCTCGGTGCCGCTCGGAGTCGGCGCCAAGCGCACGATCGTGATCCTCGCGGCGATGATCGTCCTGCTCGCGACGGGCATCGTTCCCGCGGCCATCGCCGGGCTGCTCGCCGCCGGCGCACTGATCCTCACCCGCGTCGTGTCGATGACCCGCGCGTATCACGCGATCTCGTGGACGACCGTGATCCTCGTCGCCGGCATGATCCCGATGTCGACCGCGTTCCAGGAGACCGGTACGGCGCAGCTCATCGCGGATGCTCTGCAGAACGTGCTCGGCGACTCGGGGCCGCAGGTCGCCGTCGCGGTGGTCGTGCTGATCACGCTGATCCTCGGTCAGCTCATCAGCAACACCGCGACCGTCCTCATCGTCGCTCCCGTCGCGATCGCCATGGCCGGTGCGATGGAGGTCTCCGTGATGCCCTTCATGATGGCGCTCACGGTCGCCGGCGCCGCGGCGCTCCTGACGCCCGTGGCGACGCCCGCGAACCTCATGGTCATGGAGCCCGGGGGCTATCGCTTCGGCGATTACGCACGCCTCGGCCTGCCGCTGATGGCGCTGTACTTCGTCGTCGCGGTGTTCTACGTGCCGCTGATCTGGCCGTTCTAG
- a CDS encoding leucyl aminopeptidase: MTRSPNKLIPADFRTVPGLDALAATRVELGSSSDAEAIGIGVHSDGDVPESLGLGRDDLTDAGFTGDTGTSLLLPRHGSPDLVVVGLGPRDDVSSSVLRDAAAGVVRTATRRARIAIRMEAPNAIAPEEAVRALVEGALLARYRYTVLSNVSTHVDLAELTIDVPGAADATDAVEQGVVSARATIVARDLANTPPGHLTATDMGEIAVELGGRFGFEVELFDRQALIDLGCGGLLGVNQGSTEEPRMIKLVYTPSGDPSGHLGLVGKGIMYDSGGISLKPSDPMHLLMKMDMGGAAAVLGAFTALRDAGGDAKVTGWLMCTDNMPSGTAYKLGDVLTARGGTTIEVKNTDAEGRLVMSDALVLANEEGVDAIIDIATLTGAALVSLGAATAPVFGNDQSMVDLVRAASAATDEPVWQLPLEKKYRKQLDSDIADIANLGGPFAGATTAALFLAHFVGTTPWAHLDIAGTMQTEKDDSWRSAGATGFGARLLLESARSFAANR, translated from the coding sequence ATGACCCGTAGCCCGAACAAACTGATCCCGGCTGACTTCCGCACCGTCCCAGGCCTCGATGCGCTCGCCGCGACGCGCGTCGAGCTCGGATCGTCATCGGATGCCGAGGCGATCGGCATCGGCGTCCACAGCGATGGCGATGTGCCGGAGAGCCTCGGTCTCGGGCGTGACGACCTGACGGATGCAGGATTCACGGGAGATACGGGAACGTCCCTGCTGCTGCCGCGGCACGGCTCACCCGACCTCGTCGTCGTGGGGCTCGGCCCCCGCGACGACGTCTCCTCGTCGGTGCTGCGCGACGCCGCTGCCGGCGTCGTCCGGACCGCGACCCGGCGGGCGCGGATCGCGATCCGGATGGAGGCGCCGAACGCGATCGCACCGGAGGAGGCGGTCCGCGCTCTCGTCGAAGGCGCGCTGCTCGCGAGGTACCGCTACACGGTGCTGTCGAACGTCAGCACGCACGTCGACCTCGCAGAGCTCACGATCGACGTCCCGGGTGCCGCCGATGCCACGGATGCGGTGGAGCAGGGCGTCGTGTCCGCTCGCGCGACGATCGTCGCCCGCGACCTGGCCAACACCCCGCCGGGGCATCTGACCGCGACCGATATGGGTGAGATCGCGGTCGAGCTCGGCGGACGGTTCGGCTTCGAGGTCGAGTTGTTCGACAGGCAGGCGCTCATCGATCTCGGCTGCGGCGGGCTGCTCGGGGTCAATCAGGGCTCGACCGAGGAACCCCGCATGATCAAGCTCGTCTACACGCCGTCGGGCGACCCGTCCGGCCATCTCGGCCTCGTCGGCAAGGGCATCATGTACGACTCGGGCGGCATCAGCCTCAAGCCGAGCGACCCGATGCACCTGCTGATGAAGATGGACATGGGCGGCGCCGCGGCCGTGCTCGGCGCCTTCACGGCGCTTCGCGACGCGGGTGGCGACGCGAAGGTGACGGGGTGGCTGATGTGCACGGACAACATGCCGTCCGGCACCGCGTACAAGCTCGGCGATGTGCTCACCGCGCGCGGCGGCACCACGATCGAGGTCAAGAACACCGACGCCGAGGGGCGGCTCGTGATGAGCGACGCCCTCGTGCTCGCGAACGAGGAGGGGGTCGACGCGATCATCGACATCGCGACCCTGACCGGAGCGGCACTCGTGTCGCTCGGGGCGGCGACAGCACCGGTCTTCGGCAACGATCAGTCGATGGTCGACCTCGTCCGCGCGGCCTCGGCGGCGACAGACGAGCCCGTCTGGCAGCTGCCTCTGGAGAAGAAGTACCGCAAGCAGCTCGACTCGGACATCGCCGACATCGCGAACCTCGGGGGACCCTTCGCCGGCGCCACGACGGCGGCACTGTTCCTCGCGCACTTCGTGGGGACGACACCGTGGGCGCACCTCGATATCGCCGGAACCATGCAGACCGAGAAGGACGACTCCTGGCGGTCGGCCGGTGCCACCGGATTCGGTGCTCGGCTGCTGCTGGAATCGGCGCGATCGTTCGCTGCGAACCGGTGA